The following proteins are encoded in a genomic region of Brachypodium distachyon strain Bd21 chromosome 1, Brachypodium_distachyon_v3.0, whole genome shotgun sequence:
- the LOC100833775 gene encoding uncharacterized protein LOC100833775, whose translation MTEMEVLCIGTADTKLEELLFLAARLRSTLPASASIPKVQVSIVDVSTTKTIPTQDTKDISVIARDTVLSCYPDANQQDLPDDRGEAIAYMSKALQCFLKNKYKGGTLVGAVGLGGSGGTALIAPALRSLPLRVPKLIISTVASGHTAPYVGTSDLVLFPSVVDICGINSVSRVILSNAASAVAGMVHGILLASSKSDETDTKLTVGITMFGVTTPCANAVKDRLNKEGYETLVFHATGVGGKAMEELVRSGFIQGVLDITTTEVVDYIVGGIMACDKTRFDAAIDNNIPLVVSVGALDMVNFGAHDTIPPAFSDRKIHVHNEQISLMRTTVEENKKCAQFISEKLNKSSSRVTVCLPQKGVSAIDAPGMPFYDPEATSALLDELNTRIVKTDNRQLKLLPYHINDPEFANALVDAFLSMDIKASIALTQKSNLILPKQDANKQESSSEQRASDNSIIWRPPMDYPDAKPETLQKTNSIIYKLKQQICEGTPVIGAGAGTGISAKFEEAGGVDLIVLYNSGRFRMAGRGSLAGLLPFADANATVLEMANEVLPVVKEVPVLAGVCATDPFRRMDYFLKQLEAIGFCGVQNFPTVGLYDGNFRQNLEETGMGYSMEVDMISRARNMGFLTTPSAFNPAEGAAMAKAGAHIIVPHMGLTTAGSIGAKTAATLDESVLRVQAIADAAIGVNPDIIILCHGGPISGPREAEFILKNTKRVHGFYGASSMERLPVEKAITNTMRKYKCISLK comes from the exons ATGACGGAAATGGAGGTGCTCTGCATCGGGACGGCCGACACCAAGCTGGAGGAGCttctcttcctcgccgcccgcctccgctccaccctccccgcctccgcctccatccCCAAG GTTCAAGTAAGCATAGTGGATGTCTCCACGACTAAAACAATACCAACACAGGATACTAAAGACATTTCAGTTATTGCGAGAGACACAGTTCTCTCATGTTATCCAGACGCCAACCAACAAGATCTTCCAGATGACAGAGGTGAAGCAATTGCATATATGTCAAAGGCTCTTCAGTGTTTTCTGAAAAACAAATATAAGGGTGGTACCCTGGTGGGAGCTGTTGGCTTAGGAGGAAGTGGTGGAACTGCACTAATTGCTCCTGCTCTAAGATCCCTGCCTCTCAGAGTGCCTAAGCTTATTATATCTACTGTTGCTAGTGGCCATACTGCACCATATGTTGGAACATCTGACTTGGTATTGTTTCCTTCAGTTGTTGACATATGTGGCATAAACAGTGTCAGCCGTGTTATATTGTCTAATGCTGCTTCAGCTGTTGCTGGAATGGTACATGGAATATTATTGGCTTCCAGTAAATCTGATGAAACAGACACAAAGCTGACTGTTGGTATTACAATGTTTGGTGTTACTACACCTTGTGCAAATGCTGTCAAAGATAGACTGAACAAAGAAGGGTATGAAACACTTGTATTCCATGCCACTGGTGTTGGAggcaaagcaatggaagaaCTAGTTAGAAGTGGTTTCATACAG GGTGTGTTAGACATAACAACAACAGAAGTTGTGGATTACATTGTTGGCGGTATCATGGCTTGTGATAAGACCAGGTTTGATGCAGCTATAGATAACAATATACCTCTTGTTGTCAGTGTCGGGGCCTTGGATATGGTCAACTTTGGAGCTCATGATACAATACCTCCTGCTTTCTCAGACAGAAAGATCCATGTGCACAATGAACAG ATTTCATTGATGCGTACTACTGTAGAAGAGAACAAGAAATGTGCTCAGTTTATCTCTGAAAAGCTGAACAAATCTTCATCAAGAGTTACTGTTTGCCTGCCACAGAAGGGTGTCTCTGCAATAGATGCACCCGGAATGCCATTTTATGATCCTGAGGCCACATCTGCACTCCTGGATGAGTTAAACACTCGTATAGTCAAAACTGACAATAGACAG CTGAAGCTGCTTCCTTATCACATAAACGATCCTGAATTTGCCAACGCCTTGGTGGATGCATTCCTGAGTATGGATATAAAGGCCTCTATTGCTTTAACTCAGAAAAGTAACTTGATCCTACCTAAGCAAGATGCAAATAAACAAGAATCTAGTTCAGAACAGAGGGCTTCCGATAATTCTATCATATGGAGGCCTCCTATGGATTATCCTGATGCAAAACCAG AAACTTTGCAAAAGACAAATTCGATAATATATAAGTTAAAGCAACAAATTTGTGAGGGTACTCCTGTTATTGGAGCTGGTGCTGGCACAGGCATATCTGCAAAGTTTGAAGAGGCAGGTGGGGTTGATCTGATTGTGCTATACAATTCTGGGAGGTTCCGAATGGCTGGAAGGGGCTCATTAGCAGGCCTCCTACCGTTTGCTGATGCAAATGCCACTGTACTTGAGATGGCCAATGAAGTGTTGCCT GTTGTTAAAGAAGTTCCTGTTCTTGCTGGGGTTTGCGCGACTGATCCATTTCGTAGAATGGATTACTTTCTTAAACAGCTAGAAGCCATTGGATTTTGTGGTGTCCAAAATTTCCCTACAGTTGGTCTGTACGATGGGAATTTCCGACAGAATTTGGAAGAAACTGGAATGGGCTACAG CATGGAAGTGGACATGATCTCAAGAGCTCGCAACATGGGTTTCCTCACGACTCCGTCTGCTTTCAATCCAGCAGAAGGTGCTGCGATGGCTAAGGCCGGAGCTCATATCATAGTGCCACATATGGGTCTAACAACAGCTGGATCAATCGGTGCAAAGACAGCTGCTACTTTAGATGAGAGTGTTCTCCGTGTTcaagccatcgctgatgctgCAATTGGTGTCAATCCTGACATTATTATTCTCTGCCATGGAG GTCCGATATCAGGGCCGCGAGAGGCGGAATTTATCCTCAAGAACACAAAGCGGGTCCATGGATTCTACGGTGCATCAAGCATGGAAAGATTGCCAGTTGAGAAAGCCATCACAAACACCATGAGGAAGTACAAATGCATTTCTCTAAAATGA